One Syntrophaceae bacterium DNA window includes the following coding sequences:
- a CDS encoding type II secretion system protein: MRARRLQGRKESSCRVPTTPVSPFMKGGREGGFTLVEILVAIAILAVVLSTIYVSYLSTMRIVKSLEYGDEIYSMARITLERMVLDLQSACKDKDAYEFSTIKDSAGRLPLKGVSFLSRAHLDFSGPGDSMAVAQISYELESDPESGGFSIVRRDVLRQGQGREGGEGHLLCRRLQFVNLRFYDGSGREYTLWDSRSGSEAQRNSIPSAVLIELDFINPDDAARPYKFRTRLLLPGSARM; this comes from the coding sequence ATGAGAGCGAGAAGGCTGCAGGGAAGAAAGGAATCGAGTTGCAGGGTACCGACCACCCCCGTGTCCCCCTTCATGAAAGGGGGAAGAGAAGGCGGCTTCACCCTCGTCGAGATCCTCGTGGCCATCGCCATCCTCGCCGTCGTGCTCTCGACGATCTATGTCTCCTACCTCTCCACGATGCGCATCGTGAAGAGCCTCGAGTACGGGGACGAGATCTACTCCATGGCCCGCATCACCCTGGAGCGCATGGTGCTGGACCTGCAGTCGGCCTGCAAGGACAAGGACGCCTACGAGTTCTCGACGATCAAGGACTCCGCCGGAAGGCTCCCGTTGAAGGGCGTGTCGTTCCTGTCCCGGGCCCACCTGGACTTCAGCGGGCCCGGCGACTCCATGGCCGTGGCCCAGATCAGCTACGAGCTCGAAAGCGACCCCGAGTCGGGCGGGTTCTCCATCGTCCGCCGCGACGTCCTGCGGCAGGGACAGGGCCGGGAGGGGGGCGAAGGCCACCTGCTGTGCAGGCGGCTGCAGTTCGTCAACCTTCGCTTCTACGACGGCAGCGGCCGCGAGTACACCCTGTGGGACAGCCGGTCCGGGTCGGAGGCCCAGCGCAACAGCATCCCGTCGGCCGTCCTGATCGAGCTCGACTTCATCAACCCCGACGACGCGGCCCGGCCGTACAAATTCAGGACGCGATTGCTTCTGCCCGGCTCCGCCAGGATGTGA
- a CDS encoding prepilin-type N-terminal cleavage/methylation domain-containing protein — translation MKRSSPPRPLYERGYTLIEIVVVIVLVGVILLLAVPRVQDTVTGDRMRSAVRNLAGAARELRAEAVRQQVDHFLHLDLDRRAVWNTRDDMTAEVRTARRNLARTLPPGVRIADVAITDEGKKNQGEVVIRFFRQGYVQPAAIHLTDDERAMTLILQPFLSTFDVRDSYVDVWQKSK, via the coding sequence ATGAAACGATCGTCGCCGCCGCGGCCTCTCTACGAGAGGGGCTACACCCTCATCGAGATCGTTGTCGTGATCGTGCTCGTCGGCGTGATCCTGCTGCTGGCCGTCCCCCGGGTGCAGGACACCGTGACGGGCGACCGGATGCGCTCGGCCGTGCGGAACCTCGCCGGCGCGGCGCGGGAACTCAGGGCCGAAGCCGTCCGCCAGCAGGTTGATCACTTCCTGCACCTGGACCTGGACCGGCGCGCGGTCTGGAACACCCGGGACGACATGACGGCGGAGGTCCGGACGGCCCGCAGGAACCTGGCCCGGACGCTGCCGCCCGGCGTGCGGATCGCGGACGTCGCAATCACCGACGAGGGAAAGAAGAACCAGGGGGAGGTTGTCATCCGCTTCTTCCGCCAGGGCTACGTCCAGCCCGCTGCGATCCACCTGACCGACGACGAGCGCGCCATGACCCTGATCCTCCAGCCCTTCCTGAGCACCTTCGATGTGAGGGATTCCTACGTGGACGTGTGGCAGAAGTCCAAATAG
- the gspG gene encoding type II secretion system major pseudopilin GspG: MRNEQPISPRNRTRRGGRGFTLIELMVVIVILGILAGLIIPRIMGRPDEARQAKARIMIEGIETALKLYRLDNGFYPTTEQGLRALVEAPTIPPVPRNWREGGYLEKGKVPKDPWGNDFVYLCPGTQGEFDLTSYGADGQPGGEGKNKDITNWSQD, from the coding sequence ATGCGAAACGAACAGCCTATTTCCCCGAGAAACCGGACACGGCGCGGCGGCCGCGGGTTCACCCTGATCGAGCTGATGGTCGTCATCGTCATCCTCGGCATCCTGGCCGGGCTGATCATACCCCGGATCATGGGCCGTCCCGACGAGGCGCGCCAGGCCAAGGCCCGGATCATGATCGAGGGGATCGAGACGGCACTGAAACTCTACCGGCTCGACAACGGGTTTTACCCGACGACCGAGCAGGGGCTCCGGGCCCTCGTGGAAGCGCCCACGATCCCGCCCGTGCCCCGGAACTGGCGCGAGGGGGGCTACCTCGAGAAGGGCAAGGTCCCCAAGGACCCCTGGGGGAACGACTTCGTCTACCTGTGCCCCGGCACGCAGGGCGAGTTCGACCTGACCTCCTACGGCGCCGACGGGCAGCCCGGCGGCGAGGGCAAGAACAAGGACATCACGAACTGGTCGCAGGACTGA
- the gspF gene encoding type II secretion system inner membrane protein GspF, translated as MPVFEYTALNEKGKKLRGIIDAQSSGAARQKLRESNIYLIELQESSGKKKESPLQRVAGGLFGKAGSREVTVMTRQLATLLGAGLPLVQSLTTLISQTSHPHMKKILAQIKEEVNEGSSFSQTLTHYPEVFPAFYLNMVRAGEASGTLHLVLERLADFSEKQQALKGRVRAALAYPLFMFLVGSVVLFFLVTFVVPNVTRIFDEMHQTLPLITIILIGVSRFLETFWWIIAAGVAAGAVSLHYFLSKTDKGRALRDRILLRLPVIGPMNRKMAVARFSRTLGTLLESGVPLLASLEIVRNVVGNSLIGDAVRRAGNDVREGQSLSAPLARSGLFPAIAVEMISVGEQSGNLEPMLYRIADAYEKEVESSITMLTSLLEPVMILVMGLIVGFIVVSILLPIFEMNQLVR; from the coding sequence ATGCCCGTGTTCGAATACACCGCCCTCAACGAGAAGGGCAAGAAACTCCGGGGGATCATCGACGCGCAGAGCAGCGGTGCGGCCAGGCAGAAGCTGCGCGAGAGCAACATCTATCTCATCGAGCTCCAGGAATCGTCGGGGAAAAAGAAGGAGAGCCCCCTGCAGCGGGTTGCCGGCGGATTGTTCGGAAAAGCGGGGTCGCGGGAGGTGACGGTCATGACCCGGCAGCTGGCGACCCTCCTGGGGGCCGGGCTGCCGCTCGTCCAGTCGCTGACGACCCTGATCTCGCAGACCTCGCACCCTCACATGAAGAAGATCCTTGCCCAGATCAAGGAGGAGGTCAACGAGGGGAGCAGCTTTTCGCAGACCCTGACCCATTACCCCGAGGTCTTCCCGGCGTTCTACCTGAACATGGTCCGGGCGGGGGAGGCCTCGGGCACGCTGCACCTCGTGCTCGAGCGTCTCGCGGACTTCAGCGAAAAGCAGCAGGCTCTCAAGGGTCGCGTCCGGGCGGCCCTGGCCTACCCCCTGTTCATGTTCCTCGTCGGCAGCGTGGTTCTGTTCTTCCTGGTCACCTTCGTCGTGCCCAACGTGACGCGGATCTTCGACGAGATGCACCAGACGCTGCCGCTCATCACGATCATCCTCATCGGCGTGAGCCGCTTCCTGGAGACCTTCTGGTGGATCATCGCGGCGGGGGTCGCGGCCGGCGCCGTCTCGCTGCACTATTTTCTGTCGAAGACCGACAAAGGCCGGGCCCTGCGGGACCGCATCCTGCTGCGGCTTCCCGTCATCGGCCCGATGAACCGCAAGATGGCCGTGGCGCGGTTCAGCCGCACGCTCGGGACGCTGCTCGAGAGCGGGGTGCCGCTTCTGGCATCCCTCGAGATCGTCCGGAACGTCGTGGGCAACTCGCTGATCGGCGACGCCGTCCGCCGGGCCGGCAACGACGTGCGGGAGGGGCAGAGCCTCTCGGCGCCGCTGGCCCGCAGCGGCCTCTTCCCGGCGATCGCCGTCGAGATGATCTCCGTGGGCGAGCAGAGCGGCAACCTGGAGCCCATGCTCTACCGGATCGCCGATGCCTACGAGAAGGAGGTGGAGTCGAGCATCACGATGCTCACCTCCCTGCTCGAGCCGGTCATGATCCTCGTCATGGGCCTCATCGTCGGCTTCATCGTGGTGTCGATCCTTCTGCCCATCTTCGAAATGAACCAGCTCGTCCGGTGA